tataaAGAGTTTTTAACAAGAATCAATGAAGACTTTATCTCTTCCCATCAAAACCTTTGAGGGATTGTAAGCCTTTTTTCTTCGTATATTATCTCATCTTTACATTGCATTACTCTACACTTCACATTTAAATTTCTCGTAATTagatttgtaatttcttttatgtattACTTATCTTActcatatttattaatataaaaaatcctAACTTCACACTTAAATTCTCCATTATCTTCCTCTCAAGTAAATCTGGACAcattataaacttttatttcacCTTAAAAGTGTTTTATCTATGAATCGTTTATTCATATAAACTTTTCATAAATAATGTcaattgttaaatttttaacGATAACATATTCCacaatacaaaaagaaaaataaaataacaaataacaaataacaattaGGATAAAATGtcttactttttatattataataattttgtttattagaCGGTTGGTCGAACTAACAAACCGGTGACTAAACCCTTTAATCGGTTCAACCTAAGTAGACTTTATTGTAGCCATCCAGtctatgaaatttaatttaagcaTTTGTCTGCAGCTCCGAATCACTGCAAACCAATATCGTAGGATGCTgacaagtaattaaaaaaattacatgatgCATATTTAGCattataatgaattaaaaaacaCTAACAAATCTTTTTTAACATCAATGGCTAATTAGCTAATGACAGGATTTGGACGttttacttgaaaaaaaaatgtattaataatTGTCATAAAAAGTAGATGTTAATTATATTAGATAAACATTACTACTATTATTGTGAGCATGGTGCTGttgtatatatatagatacCACACTCATTCTCTCTCTAAGTCCCTTCTCTTTCTCTTGACCAGAACGGTGAATAATTTCCTTCATCATCTCACATGGCACTATTCTCTCCGTTGAAGTTATTGCCGGCGGTGCTGGCTCTGTTTCTGGCGGTGAGCCAGAAACAGAGTCTCTGTTCGACGCTCGAGAGCGAAGGTAAATAACGGTGGTTACAGAAACGACGGCGCTGAGTGGTTGTTTTTTGTTGAGCGAGTTTTCGGTGATCGGAAGTGGAGGTTTTGGTTAAGTTTACGAAACGGCGTGTCGTTTTGCTGGCGCAGGTTTGGCGCTGCTGGCGTTGAAGGAGAGTGTGGTGACAGACCCGCAGGGGGCTTTATCAAGCTGGAGTGGCGAAAATGGAGACGTTATGGATCCATGCTCGTGGTTCGGTGTGGAGTGCTCTTCTCACGGTAATGTCGTGACCTTGTAAGTAACCTCTCTTCTCTCAcgtttgtaaaagaaaataaaaacaattatggaTTATTAATTTtcctaataattattttaaaagttgtaattaaaattgaattagttAATGTAGCAAATTCACTCGCAATGCCATTACAATTTCCAATGTGAAATAAATCTGATTTTGTTAAAAACTTTTCGTCTATTTTGAAAATGACTGTTAGATAATTCTGAAAGTAGGATAGTTTATAGAATTCTTTTGCTCTGGATGCGATgatcaaatatttcatttgaaaCCAAAAtagtaatttcatttttatctttggGAATGATAAGTggtaaaatgataataaataaaatcgaTGAGAGAATTAGAGGAGGTGTCAGTAATCTGAAGTGTGACATGAAACTTGCGTTTGGATTTATTAAACATGAAATTGAATAGTTTGGTAACTTTGTGTTTGCCACTGTTTTAAGCTCTCTGTTTTATAATGAAGAGAAGGGGTCCATTAGCCTTTGATTTTGGTATTAAATTGGCCGGCAGAGAAACCTGGTCTTCTTGTAGTGGTAGAAGCTGTTGTTCTTCTGTTaatgaaaatggaaaatgatatACAAGATCTTCTTAGCTCAATAACTGCAACTTCTATTCTTTATAAACCTCTTTCAAAATTTCCTGCCACCTGTTGTGAGGAAAATGACATAATTAGTAAAAGGAATTTATATATAACGCGTTCAGGAATTTAAAAGCAACtaaagaggagaaagaaaaattaacaatgattagtaaatattattttattggttgaaGTTTTGTAAGTTGATTTCTTCATGCGacaaataagtaaataattatactttaaggtaatttaaaaaatatgaacaaaaataaagtaaaagactttattatttattattaataagtataaaattaaatgtttatttatttcatgATTAAGTAATTCATTCTTTTAACTTTCATTTATATTACACTTTAaggtaattttaaaaaaatatgtacaaaaataaagtaaacgactttattatttattattaataaatataaaattaaatgttcatttatttcattcattcttttaactttcacttatatattatgttattatactataattatataaaataatttaaaaagataatgttattattttggGTATGGGTTATGACCAGAATACtctattttacattttttttatccaatttCTAATGTTGTCTCTAAAGTTGGAGTTATTCTATTCTCCAAATCATTATAACTTTTAATCACTTATCTTCTTAGTTGTATAtagttgtatttataaattttgatataaattgataattaaCACAAGTCTAACCATGACtcaataagaaataaatatactttgtttataaatttgatcattaatgacattaaatttttttttatcaaaaggCCAGTTTCAAAACCTCACCAACCAATTGGTAGGAGGTAAAGGAGATGAAATGCTATGACACAATCTCTAAAATAAATCATTCGGTCAATAATTAACTAGACTatcatacaataaaattattattcacaAAAGTTATCAAGTTTAATTTGCTTTTATTAATCCTTCATCTTTGATATATCTTCCTCTCTTATCATTCaagcttaaaaatatttaaagaatgtACATTtatcatttacttttttttatttttcttttataatgaaACTATGAGTTAAGAGTagaatcaattatttaaaaattaaaatttatttaataattataaaacattaaaaatcatATCAGTACTTTTTTtgtatgttaaagaatatataataacaaacatatttacataaaagacaattttaaatatatttaagtactaaatattacaataacaattattaattttaccaAGGAATTTTGATACATTTACTATAACATCATATACATCATACTTCTTTCAATagtaacttttattaattatatttcttttaataaaaaaatgctattggttatggcataaaaatatattaaattgaaataaaatatattacttccaaatatttgaatattaagtcattttattgaagaaagatttatttataattttttaaattgtaacaaaattataaaagaaaaataactattAGGAACAGCTATATATGACActgatattttatataaaataaaaaatataattatctgttaaaaaatagaatgtttacaaaaaaaaaatagttaaaataattatttatgtgaATTAATTTCTTATCTAAAATTATTACATTTgtgtgtaaaaaataaaaaagtcagGGGGCCCTTGGTTGTTCGGTATCTAACCTGtaaaaatttactttgattttaattttaatattctaaaattagtaattttatatattttttataatagaatagAATTCATTTTGTAAAATGTTATAAGATGATATGAATGTCAGTTCTCaaagtgaataaaaatttacaaaaatcaaagtttgagttatttatttatttgtaaattcaaggtctaaaatgaaaaatatggcTTGCTACCTTTCAAAATACTTTGTCAATGCTGAacctaataattttattgtatttgattAAGTATACCTGTTTGGTCGGATTTGGTATTTTACTGAAAAACAGTATTTACTTCAAAATGAAGTATAATGAGTTAGTGTTAACAAGGCAACctatcaaaaattaaaatattttttaataattacatatttattgttCATATGCCTGTAATATtcttgaattattttttctgtttatttcTTCTAGTTTTCCAATTGACTGAATGATATTTTACTTCTTACATGCAATAATTTGGAGAAGAGAGACATCGGTCAAGGAAATTTTATAAGTATactatatttgtatataaagaaaaataaaatgttgcatgattttttttaaggataaCAAACTCTATAGTTCTCTAATTAAAAATAGCcttattatagttttaaaacGATTATTTAGATCCATGTAGTTTTCATAATTGcaaaatttcatatttctttatGAACATGCatgaaattatttacaataaaatgaataaataaataattaaataaagaacaaaaaacaCCTTTTTAAAAGTGTAGGGGTGAGGTCAATAttaaccaaaaacaaagaaatttaaatCACATTTTTCTACCATTAGTGCGCGATAAAACATACAATTAATACTGGTGACGAATATTCAACTTGCAGGAATTTGAAAGACCTTTGTCTTGAAGGAACACTAGCACCAGAAGTTGGAATGCTGGCTCACATAAAATCAATGTAAGATGCTGCTCATGCCAATGCTTGTTTTAGAAATAAGAATTCCTCGACCAACTTTGTACACTTTGTATTCTCCGCAGCATTTTGCGCAACAATTCTTTTTTTGGAGAAATTCCTGAGGAGATCATATACTTACAGGAGTTGGAAGTCCTTGACTTGGGACATAACAACTTCAGTGGATCACTTCCATTTGACCATGGCAATATGCCATCCCTGACCACTCTGTAAGTTAAGCCTTTCATgccaaatattttctttctgtCTTGTTCTTTGGTTGACTAATACTGCCAAATTTATACTACAGCCTATTGGACAACAATTACCATCTGACCAACTTAACTCCAGAGCTGTATAAGCTCAAGATGAATTCTGAATTTCGTGCTAATGAAGAACAACTTACCGGTGCCACCACTACTAGAGAAGCATATGTTGGCAGATGTAGTTTATGGTAAGCATATAATGATGGattttacaaaacaaatttctGAGTTATCAATTTTAGAATTTGTATTAGATGAACATCTTCCTCAGTAAATGGCTGAATGACAACTTTTTTACCCTAAGGTAGCCCTACAATGAAAATAATCATCAGACCAATATTGCTAAAAGCGTGCTTATTCATTGTAAAGTTCATCTACagttcaaatttgaaattatttgctTGTGACAATTTTGTCTAAGGCACCTTGGCCAACATGGGGATAGAGCAGACCGGAGGCAACTTCTCAAAGTAGCAAATGTTGCTAGTACACCCAAAATTCAAAGGCATGTTAACCAAGGGATACTTAAACAATTAGCATCGCATTTCCCTTTTGCATTACCACCAAATTTTGAACCTTTCTCATCACCACCATCACTTTCACCGTCAGAAAGTCCCTCATATTCGCCATCACCTTCTCCCTCAGATAGTTTTTTCACTCCTTCTCCCTCTCCTTCGCCTGTAGTGTTACTAACTCCAGACGTATCACCACCAATAAACACTCCTCTCACTGTACCTACACCACCAGTTAATTGGGTTCCAGCACCTAGCCCTTCTCCATTTTCTACCCAAGGGAACACGTACAATTCCAATCAAATACATCACTCGGCGATAATCTGGTCTGCGGTTGGGGGTTTCTCTTTATTGATTTTGATGTCAGCCATTACTTTTGCTTGCTTCCGAAGTAGGAAGGTTGTGACTGTTAAACCTTGGTCCACAGGATTGAGTGGCCAGCTGCAGAAAGCCTTTGTAAAAGGTAATTTATGTTTGCTATAGGTCATTCTGCATCTTATGTACTGCATAAAgattaagaataaattcaatttcaaaatgcATTGTGAATTCAAAGAATGAAGTTAGTTTTTTAGAACTATTTCTTTAGCTCGGATTGAGTTAACTCATTATTATGCGTTATTAAGGTGTGCCAAGTCTCAAACGAGGAGAAATTGAAGCAGCTTGTGAATATTTCAGCAACATTATCGGTTCGCTTCCTGATGGAACTGTGTATAAGGGGACTCTCTCCAGTGGAGTCGAGATAGCTGTAGCATCCTCTGCTGTGAACACAGCTCAAAAATGGTCAAAAAGCATGGAAGCTCAATTTCGAAATAAGGTATGCTCTCAACAACTGTAGCAAATGCATCACATTTATCATCCAAGTCCTACTTATTTTTGCATGATTGCAGATAGCAACATTATCTAGAGTGAATCACAAGAATTTTGTGAATCTAATTGGGTACTGTGAAGAGAATAAGCCGTTCTCAAGAATGATGGTGTTTGAGTACGCTCCAAATGGAACACTCTTTGAGCATATACACAGTGAGTGATATTAAGTTCATATTTTACTTTCCAGAAACACATTCACAGCCACATCCTTTGATTATTACAGGTTCATAACAACCTAACTTCTGAAACCAATCTGTGAGTAAAAGGCTTGTATTTTCTGGCAAAAAGTTATTCATTAGATCCCTGACATCTTGAAATTTTTTTGCGAAAGATGCACTTAAAGTTGTTCTGAGTGTTGACTTTATTCTTGCATATGCTGCAGTTAGAGAAGCAGAAGAACTAAATTGGACTATGAGAATGAGGATAGCTATGGGAATAGCCTACTGCCTAGAGTATATGCATGACCTAAAACCCTCCATTGCCCATAGAAACCTGCAATCTTCATTTATATACCTTACTGAAGATTATGCTGCTAAAATATCAGACCTTAGCTTATGGAATGACATGTGTGCTGCAAATAATGGGTCTGCAACCACACAACTCCTGGAAACATCATCAGCAGATGCCAAGGACAATGTTTACAGCTTCGGAATAATATTGTTTGAGTTGATTACGGGGAAAATCCCCATTGCCGGGAACAATGATCTTCTTGCAGATTGGGCAGCAGAATATTTAAGGTGGGGGAAATCCTTGAGAGATGTTGTGGATCCAAGACTGAACTCTTTGCAGGAAGAAGAGATTGAAGAATGGTCTGAAGTGATGAGAAACTGTGTACAACCAGATCGAGAGAAAAGGCCAACTATGAAAGAAGTTACATCTAGACTCAAGGAAATAACAGCTATGGGGCCTGATGGAGCAAACCCAAAGGCATCACCACTTTGGTGGGCAGAAATGGCAATTACGTCCACTGATTCAAGTTGAGACATTGATATTATTACCCGAATAAAAGTGGAATGATAATTTGTACAGTTACTCTAAATTTGGTATTCCTGCACTTTTGAAGTATTTATGTTTATACTAATGTTTTTTAAACTATAAGTTTGAAGCCAACAGAAAAAGATGTAAAGAACAAATAACATTTGCCTCATTCTAGAGGAATTGATTTCTGTTAATGTTTGAAGGGGCAGAGAGTGCTTCCTTAATAATCTCTATTGAATATTACTTGGGGAAACTGCTGTCCGGACAGGGAAAGGACTGTGTTACGTTTGTCTATACGAGAAGGAAACACATTCACTTTTTCACTGTGAATATACATAGGTTATGTAACTAATGTTTCCTTGTTTTTAAAATGCTAGATATGGAAATGCTTGTGATGTGTAGTAGCTCATcgtcaattattattatttgaagagTTGGAAGCAAATTATCATTTCCTTTGGCAAGACGCATAAGAATAAAAGCCTCATCAATTATGTGCACAAGGATCACAAGAATATTGGATAACGGGGTTACTGCTCTCAACATCTTCCGATGGAAACACATTTAGAAAATAGGTTTCAAATGATCTCTGAATTGTAATTGATCTATCAGCCCTAGCCAGCGCTTCATCCCTATAGCCGGTATCATATAATATCCATCCTTCGCAAATTAACCTTTCTTGCATTGAATTGGAATGGTTTCTCGCCATCCTCAAACTGCGCATTGCAGCCTTTTGACAGTTTAACCTATGAAATTCATACAGGTGATGAACTCTCTTGTTATAGCATTTTATTTACTGGTCTTGACTGACCAGAATCCATTGACACActcaaaataaatcaaatccTTAGATACAAAAAAGAGCACCATGTAGTGTGATAAACTTATCAACAACAGAAGAATGAGCAGTAAATACCATAAAAATACAAAGTTGAAGAAGGGAGATACTTCCATTAGCTATGATTTACTGACGTGCTTACCTCAATAGGAGTAGAGACGGACGAAACTCCTAGCCAAAGAACCAACATCCTCTACAGAAGACCATTGTTCATATAACTGAATCCAGCATTCAGCCTGACTCTTTTGCTGCATCACATGGCTAAGGAGATGAACTAAGTATTTGCCTgtgatattttcattttaagttatataatttgGTTCCAAAGTTAACAATGCCCTGATATCTCTTATGGCACTGTCATAATCCTTAAGTGCAATAAACATCCTAGCCCGGAATTCTAAGCAATCAGGCGAGAGCTtaaatccaattattttatcAAGCTCTAAAATTCTTGCACTTATCTGCTTCTCCTCCGCCTTTAGCAGGGCTCTATATTTATACGGAAATGAAAGAGAGGGGTCCAATTCGGTTGCAATATCCAAATCAACCCCTTTTTCCTTTCCCATATTGTAAAGAGCACGTTCCTGATACATCCACCCCGTAGGCTTGTGCTCAAACATGAGAGAACTAATTAACTTATAGGCTGAATATGGTTGACCCTGCTTGTACTTGGTTCTGGCCACACCAGCCACAGAATACAAATGACCTGCTTCAGCTGCTGCCTCAAAACTATGTTGAGCATCTTTATACTCTTTCCTTTCAAGCAGCACACACCCCAATTGGTGGAAGGCAAGGGCCTTCTGCCACCTTTCAGTAGCACACTCCCCCAGTCTTTCTAGTAACATCACTGTAGTTTTTGACACCATGCTTTCCTCCATAGCCACCTGGCTCAAGAAATAGTACAGTAAGAAAGAATGATACCCCACCGTGGCCAACCTTTTCCTTCCCTGAGAACTACAAAAGATATTCATCACATTAGAATTACACAAAGAATTTGGTAGCTCCCTGAGCAACACTTGTAAGCAGGAAGCCACAAGAAGGGGTGCTCTCTCTTCCAACCCATAGTCAATAAATATCAATGCATCGTCAACACTTTCAACAATTGAAGCCAAATGAACATCACAAGCAGCTTTCATCTCCTCACAACAGAACCTATTGGCAAAGGAAAGCAACTCCAAAACAGTCATGGGACAGAAAAAATCTATCCTCTTAGCGCTGCTATACAACTCCACAGCCCTCCTACCCCAAGAGCATATCCCATTTTGGCTGAAAACAGTCTTCGTCATCTTGGACTCAGCAAAGCCACCATAAAGCATAGCCTTAAAATTGTCGGATAGAGCTGCAATTCTCCACCTAACACAATCAATTTCCTCACTCCCAATGCAAAAAGAAATATCATTTTCCACATCTGGCAAACCCAAACGCACACTTTCTTCTGTGCTAGTTTCCTGTTTCGTCCATTGCGGACACTGGCACCTATCATTGATTGAACAAGGACTAAACCCATGCACCAAATTCCCCTTTGGACATTCAATAACACAACCACCACAATCCATTGAAGACAAT
This window of the Vigna angularis cultivar LongXiaoDou No.4 chromosome 7, ASM1680809v1, whole genome shotgun sequence genome carries:
- the LOC108338480 gene encoding probable inactive receptor-like protein kinase At3g56050, yielding MALFSPLKLLPAVLALFLAVSQKQSLCSTLESEGLALLALKESVVTDPQGALSSWSGENGDVMDPCSWFGVECSSHGNVVTLNLKDLCLEGTLAPEVGMLAHIKSIILRNNSFFGEIPEEIIYLQELEVLDLGHNNFSGSLPFDHGNMPSLTTLLLDNNYHLTNLTPELYKLKMNSEFRANEEQLTGATTTREAYVGRCSLWHLGQHGDRADRRQLLKVANVASTPKIQRHVNQGILKQLASHFPFALPPNFEPFSSPPSLSPSESPSYSPSPSPSDSFFTPSPSPSPVVLLTPDVSPPINTPLTVPTPPVNWVPAPSPSPFSTQGNTYNSNQIHHSAIIWSAVGGFSLLILMSAITFACFRSRKVVTVKPWSTGLSGQLQKAFVKGVPSLKRGEIEAACEYFSNIIGSLPDGTVYKGTLSSGVEIAVASSAVNTAQKWSKSMEAQFRNKIATLSRVNHKNFVNLIGYCEENKPFSRMMVFEYAPNGTLFEHIHIREAEELNWTMRMRIAMGIAYCLEYMHDLKPSIAHRNLQSSFIYLTEDYAAKISDLSLWNDMCAANNGSATTQLLETSSADAKDNVYSFGIILFELITGKIPIAGNNDLLADWAAEYLRWGKSLRDVVDPRLNSLQEEEIEEWSEVMRNCVQPDREKRPTMKEVTSRLKEITAMGPDGANPKASPLWWAEMAITSTDSS